One Streptomyces sp. V4I8 genomic window carries:
- a CDS encoding heavy-metal-associated domain-containing protein — translation MTAPFREERMSTLSTTTYAVSGMTCGHCKATLSKVIGELDGVTEVGVDLATGQVTVTSAAEPDDALVAEVVDEAGYELTGRAA, via the coding sequence ATGACCGCGCCCTTTCGGGAGGAACGCATGTCCACCCTGTCCACCACCACGTACGCCGTCTCCGGGATGACCTGCGGCCACTGCAAGGCCACCCTCAGCAAGGTCATCGGCGAGCTGGACGGCGTCACGGAGGTCGGCGTCGACCTCGCGACCGGCCAGGTCACCGTCACCAGCGCCGCCGAGCCCGACGACGCCCTGGTCGCCGAGGTCGTCGACGAGGCCGGCTACGAACTCACCGGCCGCGCGGCCT